A region of Diceros bicornis minor isolate mBicDic1 chromosome 31, mDicBic1.mat.cur, whole genome shotgun sequence DNA encodes the following proteins:
- the RBM14 gene encoding RNA-binding protein 14 isoform X1, translating to MKIFVGNVDGADTTPEELAALFAPYGTVMSCAVMKQFAFVHMRENAGALRAIEALHGHELRPGRALVVEMSRPRPLNTWKIFVGNVSAACTSQELRSLFERRGRVIECDVVKDYAFVHMEKEADAKAAIAQLNGKEVKGKRINVELSTKGQKKGPGLAIQSGDKTKKPGAGDTAFPGTGGFSATFDYQQAFGNSTGGFDGQARQPTPPFFGRDRSPLRRSPPRASYVAPLTAQPATYRAQPSVSLGAAYRAQPSASLGVGYRTQPMTAQAASYRAQPSVSLGAPYRGQLASPSSQSAAASSLGPYGGAQPSASALSSYGGQPAAASSLNSYGAQGSSLASYGNQPSSYGAQAASSYGVRAAASSYNTQGAASSLGSYGAQAASYGAQSAASSLAYGAQAASYNAQPSASYNAQSAPYAAQQAASYSSQPAAYVAQPATAAAYASQPAAYAAQATTPMAGSYGAQPVVQTQLNSYGAQASMGLSGSYGAQSAAAATGSYGAAAAYGAQPSATLAAPYRTQSSASLAASYAAQQHPQAAASYRGQPGNAYDGAGQPSAAYLSMSQGAVANANSTPPPYERTRLSPPRASYDDPYKKAVAMSKRYGSDRRLAELSDYRRLSESQLSFRRSPTKSSLDYRRLPDAHSDYARYSGSYNDYLRAAQMHSGYQRRM from the exons ATGAAGATATTCGTGGGAAACGTCGATGGGGCGGATACGACGCCAGAGGAGCTGGCAGCTCTCTTCGCGCCTTACGGCACGGTCATGAGCTGCGCCGTCATGAAACAGTTCGCCTTCGTGCACATGCGCGAGAACGCGGGCGCGCTGCGCGCCATTGAGGCCCTGCACGGCCACGAGCTGCGGCCGGGGCGCGCGCTCGTGGTGGAGATGTCGCGCCCACGGCCTCTTAACACATGGAAGATTTTCGTGGGCAATGTGTCGGCTGCGTGCACGAGCCAGGAATTGCGCAGCCTCTTCGAGCGCCGCGGACGCGTCATCGAGTGTGACGTGGTGAAAG ACTACGCGTTTGTTCACATGGAGAAGGAAGCAGATGCCAAAGCCGCCATCGCGCAGCTCAACGGCAAAGAAGTGAAGGGCAAGCGCATCAACGTGGAACTCTCAACCAAGGGTCAGAAGAAGGGGCCTGGCCTGGCTATCCAGTCTGGGGACAAGACCAAGAAACCAGGGGCTGGGGATACGGCATTCCCTGGAACTGGTGGCTTCTCTGCCACCTTCGACTACCAGCAGGCTTTTGGCAACAGCACTGGTGGCTTTGATGGGCAAGCCCGTCAGCCCACACCACCCTTCTTTGGTCGCGACCGCAGCCCCCTGCGCCGTTCACCTCCCCGAGCCTCTTACGTGGCTCCTCTGACGGCCCAGCCAGCCACCTACCGGGCCCAGCCCTCAGTGTCACTGGGAGCTGCCTACAGGGCCCAGCCTTCTGCCTCTTTGGGTGTCGGCTATCGGACTCAGCCCATGACAGCCCAGGCAGCCTCTTACCGCGCTCAGCCCTCTGTCTCCCTTGGGGCCCCATACAGGGGCCAGCTGGCTAGCCCTAGCTCCCAGTCTGCTGCAGCTTCCTCGCTTGGCCCATATGGTGGAGCCCAGCCCTCAGCCTCGGCCCTCTCCTCCTATGGGGGTCAGCCAGCTGCGGCTTCTTCGCTCAATTCCTATGGGGCTCAAGGCTCCTCCCTTGCCTCCTATGGTAACCAGCCATCCTCTTATGGCGCACAGGCTGCCTCTTCCTATGGGGTTCGTGCAGCTGCCTCCTCCTACAACACCCAGGGAGCAGCTTCCTCCCTAGGCTCCTATGGGGCCCAGGCAGCCTCCTATGGGGCCCAATCTGCAGCCTCCTCACTAGCTTATGGGGCCCAGGCAGCTTCTTACAATGCCCAACCCTCGGCCTCTTACAATGCCCAGTCTGCCCCATATGCTGCACAACAGGCTGCTTCCTACTCTTCCCAGCCTGCTGCCTATGTGGCACagccagctacagctgctgcctATGCCAGCCAGCCAGCCGCCTATGCTGCACAAGCTACTACGCCAATGGCTGGCTCCTATGGGGCCCAGCCAGTCGTTCAGACCCAACTGAATAGTTATGGGGCTCAAGCATCAATGGGCCTGTCAGGCTCCTATGGGGCTCAGTCAGCTGCTGCGGCCACTGGCTCCTATGGTGCAGCAGCTGCCTATGGGGCCCAGCCTTCTGCCACCCTGGCAGCTCCTTACCGCACTCAGTCGTCAGCCTCATTGGCTGCATCCTATGCTGCCCAGCAGCATCCCCAGGCTGCTGCCTCCTACCGCGGCCAGCCGGGCAATGCCTACGATGGGGCAGGTCAGCCGTCTGCAGCCTACCTGTCCATGTCCCAGGGGGCCGTTGCCAACGCCAACAGCACCCCGCCGCCCTATGAGCGTACCCGCCTCTCCCCACCCCGGGCCAGCTACGACGATCCCTACAAAAAGGCTGTCGCCATGTCGAAAAG GTATGGTTCCGACCGGCGTTTAGCCGAGCTCTCTGATTACCGCCGTTTATCAGAGTCGCAGCTTTCGTTCCGCCGCTCGCCGACAAAGTCCTCGCTGGATTACCGTCGCCTGCCCGATGCCCATTCCGATTACGCACGCTATTCGGGCTCCTATAATGATTACCTGCGGGCAGCTCAGATGCACTCTGGCTACCAGCGCCGCATGTAG
- the RBM14 gene encoding RNA-binding protein 14 isoform X2, with protein sequence MKIFVGNVDGADTTPEELAALFAPYGTVMSCAVMKQFAFVHMRENAGALRAIEALHGHELRPGRALVVEMSRPRPLNTWKIFVGNVSAACTSQELRSLFERRGRVIECDVVKGNWRSW encoded by the coding sequence ATGAAGATATTCGTGGGAAACGTCGATGGGGCGGATACGACGCCAGAGGAGCTGGCAGCTCTCTTCGCGCCTTACGGCACGGTCATGAGCTGCGCCGTCATGAAACAGTTCGCCTTCGTGCACATGCGCGAGAACGCGGGCGCGCTGCGCGCCATTGAGGCCCTGCACGGCCACGAGCTGCGGCCGGGGCGCGCGCTCGTGGTGGAGATGTCGCGCCCACGGCCTCTTAACACATGGAAGATTTTCGTGGGCAATGTGTCGGCTGCGTGCACGAGCCAGGAATTGCGCAGCCTCTTCGAGCGCCGCGGACGCGTCATCGAGTGTGACGTGGTGAAAG
- the CCS gene encoding copper chaperone for superoxide dismutase: MASDSGDSGTACTLEFAVQMTCQSCVDAVRMSLQGVAGVQSVEVQLENQMVVVQTTLPSQKVQALLEGTGRQAVLKGMGSGLLQNLGAAVAILGGPGPVQGVVRFLQLTPECCLIEGTIDGLEPGPHGLHVHQFGDLTRNCNSCGDHFNPDGMSHGGPQDSDRHRGDLGNVHADADGRAVFRLEDEQLKVWDVIGRSLVIDEGEDDLGRGGHPLSKITGNSGERLACGIIARSAGLFQNPKQLCTCDGLTIWEERGRPIAGKGRREPAQPPAHL, encoded by the exons CTGGAGTTCGCGGTGCAGATGACCTGCCAGAGCTGCGTGGACGCGGTGCGCATGTCCCTGCAAGGGGTGGCAG gTGTCCAGAGTGTGGAGGTGCAGCTGGAGAACCAGATGGTCGTGGTGCAGACCACCCTGCCCAGCCAGAAGGTGCAGGCCCTCCTTGAAGGCACGGGGCGGCAGGCAGTACTCAAGGGCATGGGCAGTGGCCTGTTGC AGAATCTGGGGGCAGCAGTGGCCATTCTGGGGGGGCCTGGCCCCGTGCAGGGGGTGGTGCGCTTCCTACAGCTGACCCCAGAGTGCTGCCTCATCGAGGGGACCATTGATGGCCTGGAACCTGGGCCGCATGGGCTCCACGTCCATCAGTTTGGGGACCTCACAAGGAACTGCAACAG CTGTGGGGACCACTTTAACCCTGATGGAATGTCTCATGGGGGCCCCCAGGACTCTGACCGG CACCGCGGAGACCTGGGGAATGTCCACGCTGATGCTGACGGCCGAGCCGTCTTCAGGCTAGAGGATGAGCAGCTGAAG GTATGGGATGTGATTGGCCGAAGCCTGGTCATCGACGAGGGAGAAGACGACCTGGGCCGGGGCGGCCATCCGCTATCCAAAATCACGGGGAACTCAGGAGAGAG GTTGGCCTGTGGCATCATCGCACGCTCCGCTGGCCTTTTCCAGAACCCCAAGCAGCTCTGCACCTGCGACGGCCTCACCATCTGGGAGGAGCGAGGCCGGCCCATTGCTGGCAAGGGACGAAGGGAGCCTGCCCAGCCGCCTGCCCACCTCTGA